TGGCGCTCCTCCTCACGTTCCTCGGCCTCGCCTGCGGGCGCCGCGAGCCCGAGCGCATCCACTTCTATGCCGCCGCCAGCGCGACCGACGCGGTGAGCGAGATCGCCACCGCCTGGGAGGCGGACGGCGGCAAGCCGCCGCTGCTGCCCGTCTTCGCGAGCAGTTCGACCCTCGCGCGCCAGATCCGCGACGGCGCCCCGGCCCAGCTCTTCCTCAGCGCGAGCGAGCAGTGGCTGGACTACCTCGTCCGCGAAACGGAGCGCGTGCGCTCGGACAGCCGGCTCGATCTCCTCTCCAATCAGCTCGTGCTCGTCGTGCCGCCGGGCAATCCCGCCGGCATCCAGAGCCCGGCCGACCTGACCAAGAAGATCGACGGCATCGCCATCGGCGATCCGGAGCAGGTGCCAGCGGGCATCTACGCGGTGGCCTGGCTGAAGGCGGCCGGCATCTGGCACCCGGTGAAGCGCGAGCTGCACCCCGCCAAGGACGTGCGCGCCGCGCTCGCTCACGTCGAGCAGGGCAAGGTCGACGCGGGCATCGTCTACCTCACGGACGCCAAGGTCGGCAACGTCGAGGTGGTGGCCCAGCTCGACGGTCGCCTGGCCCCGCCCATCCGCTATCCGCTCGCGCTCATCGAGCCCGCGGACGCGGACGCGGAGTTGGCGCCCGCCGCCCTCAGCTTCTACCGCTATCTGACCAGCCCGCGGGCCGCCGCGATCTTCC
This DNA window, taken from bacterium, encodes the following:
- the modA gene encoding molybdate ABC transporter substrate-binding protein, whose amino-acid sequence is MPRSHRAGLALLLTFLGLACGRREPERIHFYAAASATDAVSEIATAWEADGGKPPLLPVFASSSTLARQIRDGAPAQLFLSASEQWLDYLVRETERVRSDSRLDLLSNQLVLVVPPGNPAGIQSPADLTKKIDGIAIGDPEQVPAGIYAVAWLKAAGIWHPVKRELHPAKDVRAALAHVEQGKVDAGIVYLTDAKVGNVEVVAQLDGRLAPPIRYPLALIEPADADAELAPAALSFYRYLTSPRAAAIFRKHGFITLTDGR